In Candidatus Hadarchaeales archaeon, the genomic stretch AAAAAAAGAGAAATACCCAACAATCTGCTGCATATCGAGATTGGTGGAGTACAAGCATGTGGACGATATCTTGAGAGCGATCGCGGAGGTCAAAAAGGAGTTACCGGATGTCAAATGTAAGATTGTTGGAACTGGACCTGAAGAAGAGAAACTGAGGAAACTCGCTACCAAGCTAGGAATAGAGAAAAATGTAGACTTTCTCGGATTTTTAAAAACTCATGAAAAAGTAATGGAAGTTTTGAAATCTTCACATGTTTTTTGCTTAGCGAGCACGGTGGAGGGGTTTGGGATCGTGCTGCTCGAGGCGATGGCGGCAGGGGTTCCATTCGTTGCGACGAAAATCGAACCTCTACTCGAAGCCTCCGGAGGGAAAGGAGGTCTGTTTTTCGGCCCAGGGGATATCAGGGACATGACGAGAAAGATTTTGGCGGTTTTGACGGATAATAACCTGAGAAAGAAGCTTGTAGAGGAAGGAGAAAAATGGGTGGAGAACTTCAGATGGGAAAAGATTGGAAAGAGAGTCCTGGAAGTTTACCGCGACCTGACGAAGTAAGCGCGGTGATGACTGTTTACAACAATGCAGACCAGCTTGCGAAGTTTTTCGAATCTTTTCTCGAGCAAACGTATCCAGTCAGAGAGATAGAATTCGTGATCGTGGATGCGGGGAGCACGGATGGAACCGTCGAGGTCGCAAAAAAATATTCTGAAAAACTCCCCAAACTGAAAATCATGGTTGAGCCCAAGTGCAACATAAGCAGGGGAAGAAATCTAGGAATAAGAGAGACGAATGGGAGATACATTTTAACTTTTAATTCTGATGCCAGACTCGAAAAGAACTGTGTGGAGGAACTCCTGAAGGTTCTGATGGAGCATCCGGAAGCCGGGGGTGTGGCCGGCATGCAGGTTTTCCCAGAAAGCCAAAACTTCGTGGCAAAATGTGTTTATTTTATACCTGGCATGGCCCAGGTCAGTCTGGTCACAACGCCAACGCTAAAAGAGAGAGATATCGTAGAAACCCATTCGATCCCTTGCGAATGTGGAGTGTGGAGAAGAGAA encodes the following:
- a CDS encoding glycosyltransferase; the encoded protein is MTVYNNADQLAKFFESFLEQTYPVREIEFVIVDAGSTDGTVEVAKKYSEKLPKLKIMVEPKCNISRGRNLGIRETNGRYILTFNSDARLEKNCVEELLKVLMEHPEAGGVAGMQVFPESQNFVAKCVYFIPGMAQVSLVTTPTLKERDIVETHSIPCECGVWRREALPEGLFDEKIQWGEDSEFHFRMMKSGWKIYGTRRARFEHFYKNSARKFWRQQVAYGYGAGLMFRLGKEIGWGFRWKKYVALFLPFAVVAWAVLTAFWPILGLLLFILGISPLLLISVKAAVAGGPKFFPGVFSLLIVKYFANEVGFWKALLRRSP